One segment of Sinorhizobium sp. BG8 DNA contains the following:
- a CDS encoding CAP domain-containing protein, whose amino-acid sequence MAQPTAREQLMLELVNRARLDPITEAKRYGISLNDNLPSGTISGSTKAPLAMNYLLINSARGHSQWMIDTDTFSHTGKGGSTPTQRMQAANYSLTGSWATGENIAWTGTTGSLDLTSAIISQHKNLFLSAGHRENILEESFREIGIGQIAGKFTSGGTTYNASMVTQNFAKSGSSIFLTGVIYNDTSGDDFYSVGEGRNDVRISSEGKTTDSIASGGYQMKVSAGTNSVAFGTGSSAVKLEAKVLSENAKIDLVDGKFIESSVSLTLTSGASGAKLLGRDALALTGSSASERLVGNVGSNRIDGKNGNDSISGGAGNDKITGGGGADKLSGGSGADTFVFNLKSDSTAASSGRDTIIDFSHSQGDRIDLRSLDADTTRSGTQDFSFIGTKSYSGDAGELRYSKKASDTYIYADLNGDKKSDFVIHLDDAMTLYKSDFLL is encoded by the coding sequence ATGGCACAACCGACCGCACGCGAACAGCTGATGCTGGAACTGGTGAACCGCGCGCGCCTCGATCCGATCACGGAGGCCAAGCGGTACGGGATCAGCCTGAACGACAATCTTCCTTCAGGGACGATCAGCGGCTCGACGAAGGCACCGCTGGCGATGAACTACCTGCTCATCAATTCCGCGCGCGGCCACAGCCAATGGATGATCGATACCGACACCTTCAGCCATACCGGCAAGGGCGGCTCCACACCCACACAGCGCATGCAGGCGGCAAACTACTCACTCACGGGCTCGTGGGCGACCGGCGAAAACATCGCCTGGACGGGAACGACCGGGTCGCTCGACCTGACGTCTGCGATCATCAGCCAGCACAAGAACCTGTTCCTGAGCGCCGGACACCGGGAGAACATTCTCGAGGAGAGCTTTCGTGAAATCGGCATCGGACAGATCGCCGGCAAATTCACCTCCGGCGGCACCACCTACAACGCCTCGATGGTCACGCAGAACTTCGCCAAATCCGGCAGTTCCATCTTCCTGACGGGGGTGATCTACAACGACACTTCCGGGGACGATTTCTATTCGGTCGGCGAAGGGCGCAACGACGTGCGCATTTCCTCAGAGGGCAAGACGACGGACAGCATCGCGAGCGGCGGCTACCAGATGAAGGTTAGTGCCGGCACCAACTCGGTGGCGTTCGGCACCGGATCCTCCGCCGTGAAGCTCGAGGCGAAGGTACTCAGCGAGAATGCCAAGATCGACCTCGTGGACGGCAAGTTCATCGAGAGCTCCGTATCTCTGACGCTGACCTCGGGCGCGAGCGGCGCGAAACTTTTGGGCCGCGACGCGCTGGCGCTTACCGGCTCCTCCGCCTCCGAGCGGCTCGTGGGCAATGTCGGCTCCAACCGCATCGACGGCAAGAACGGCAACGATTCGATCTCGGGCGGCGCGGGAAACGACAAGATTACGGGCGGCGGCGGCGCGGACAAGCTTTCGGGCGGATCGGGCGCAGACACCTTCGTGTTCAACCTGAAGTCGGACAGCACGGCGGCCTCCTCCGGCCGCGACACGATCATCGACTTTTCCCATTCGCAGGGCGACCGCATCGACCTGAGGTCGCTCGACGCCGATACGACCAGAAGCGGCACCCAGGACTTCTCCTTCATCGGAACGAAGTCCTATTCCGGTGATGCGGGGGAACTGCGCTACAGCAAGAAGGCCTCCGATACCTACATTTACGCCGACCTCAACGGGGACAAGAAATCGGATTTCGTGATCCACCTCGACGACGCGATGACACTCTACAAGAGCGACTTCCTGCTCTGA
- the pgsA gene encoding CDP-diacylglycerol--glycerol-3-phosphate 3-phosphatidyltransferase produces the protein MASRAYNIPNLLTYARILAVPLIVVCFFIEGRLESSDFARWTGLGLFIAASITDYLDGYLARIWNQTSNIGKMLDPIADKLLIAAVLLLMAADQTIAGWSLWAAITILCREILVSGLREYLAALKVSVPVTRIAKWKTTAQMVAIAFLLAGPAGDKVLPYTTEIGITLLWVAAILTIYTGYDYFRAGAKHMVD, from the coding sequence ATGGCATCGCGCGCATACAACATCCCCAATCTCCTCACTTACGCTCGCATTCTGGCCGTGCCGCTGATCGTCGTCTGCTTTTTCATCGAGGGTCGGCTCGAGAGTTCCGATTTCGCCCGATGGACCGGTCTCGGCCTGTTCATCGCCGCCTCGATCACCGACTATCTCGATGGCTATCTCGCCCGCATCTGGAACCAGACCTCCAATATCGGCAAGATGCTGGATCCGATCGCCGACAAGCTCCTGATAGCCGCCGTGCTTCTGCTGATGGCCGCCGACCAGACGATTGCCGGCTGGTCGCTCTGGGCGGCGATCACGATCCTTTGCCGCGAAATCCTGGTATCGGGCCTGCGCGAATATCTGGCGGCACTGAAGGTCAGCGTGCCGGTCACGCGGATCGCCAAATGGAAGACCACGGCGCAGATGGTGGCGATCGCCTTCCTGCTGGCCGGCCCTGCCGGCGACAAGGTGCTGCCTTATACGACCGAAATCGGCATCACCCTGCTGTGGGTCGCCGCCATCCTGACCATCTATACCGGTTACGACTACTTCCGCGCCGGCGCCAAGCATATGGTCGATTGA
- a CDS encoding CGNR zinc finger domain-containing protein — translation MTFSWTSHRFAGGSLALDVANSVVLRPDASRRIDRFADAAAMDAFAAGVNRHCAERDVYGPVAPVPPAGRARFIGLREAIDRHFRAEASGNGDPALLADLLDAISATLRTSRGDKDCLLDTATARSALFLAANPQPERLKICPNCQWLFLDRSRNRSRAWCDMAVCGNRVKASRHYYRHREETVQ, via the coding sequence ATGACCTTCTCCTGGACCTCGCACCGCTTCGCCGGCGGCTCTCTGGCGCTCGACGTCGCCAACTCGGTCGTGCTGCGACCGGACGCTTCGCGGCGCATCGACCGCTTCGCCGATGCGGCGGCGATGGATGCCTTCGCCGCCGGTGTGAACCGCCATTGCGCCGAGCGGGATGTCTACGGACCGGTCGCTCCTGTACCCCCGGCGGGTCGCGCGCGGTTCATCGGCCTTCGCGAGGCGATCGACCGCCATTTCCGGGCCGAAGCATCAGGCAACGGCGATCCGGCGCTGCTCGCCGACCTCCTCGACGCGATATCGGCGACACTGCGCACGAGCCGCGGAGACAAGGATTGCTTGCTCGACACGGCGACCGCGCGCTCGGCGCTCTTCCTTGCCGCCAACCCGCAGCCGGAGCGGCTCAAGATCTGCCCGAACTGTCAGTGGCTGTTTCTCGACCGCAGTCGCAACCGGTCGCGCGCATGGTGCGACATGGCAGTCTGCGGCAACCGGGTGAAGGCCAGCCGGCACTACTACCGTCACCGCGAGGAGACAGTGCAATGA
- the moaD gene encoding molybdopterin converting factor subunit 1, producing the protein MVKLVYFAWVRERIGKGEEDLALPASVKTAGDLIAFLKTRGEEYEAALEHENVIRVAINQEHVEHDEPIGGAREIALFPPMTGG; encoded by the coding sequence ATGGTCAAGCTCGTCTATTTCGCCTGGGTGCGAGAGAGGATCGGCAAGGGCGAGGAAGATCTCGCGCTTCCCGCCTCCGTGAAGACGGCAGGCGACCTCATCGCTTTTCTCAAGACGAGAGGCGAGGAATACGAGGCGGCGCTGGAGCACGAGAACGTCATCCGCGTCGCGATCAACCAGGAACATGTCGAGCATGACGAGCCGATCGGTGGGGCGCGCGAGATAGCGCTTTTCCCTCCGATGACCGGAGGCTGA
- a CDS encoding molybdenum cofactor biosynthesis protein MoaE: MGGGREAPVIVRVSREDFDAASELSRLTEGRTEIGAVVTFTGLCRDDGGRLAALELEHYPGMAEAEIGRICHEAIERFQLSGISAIHRVGPIAPGGNIVLVIATASHRQAAFDGAAFVMDYLKTSAPFWKKEHLRDGTEGGWVDARDADDHARDKWRR; encoded by the coding sequence ATGGGTGGCGGGCGCGAGGCTCCGGTCATCGTTCGCGTCAGCCGCGAGGACTTCGACGCCGCAAGCGAATTGAGCCGCCTCACCGAGGGCCGTACCGAGATCGGCGCGGTCGTCACCTTCACCGGGCTTTGCCGGGACGACGGCGGACGGCTGGCGGCCCTCGAACTCGAACACTATCCGGGCATGGCGGAGGCGGAAATCGGTCGCATCTGCCACGAGGCGATCGAACGCTTCCAGCTTTCCGGCATTTCAGCGATCCATCGCGTCGGACCAATCGCGCCGGGCGGAAACATCGTGCTTGTCATCGCCACGGCCTCGCACCGTCAGGCCGCATTCGACGGCGCTGCCTTCGTGATGGACTATCTCAAGACCTCCGCGCCCTTCTGGAAGAAGGAACACCTGCGTGACGGCACCGAAGGCGGCTGGGTGGATGCCCGCGACGCCGACGACCACGCCCGCGACAAGTGGCGGCGCTGA